A genomic region of Nostoc sp. UHCC 0702 contains the following coding sequences:
- a CDS encoding BolA family transcriptional regulator has translation MISPQQVEAMIKAELPDAQVQVQDLTGGGDHYQVTVVSSQFAGKRLVQQHQLVYGAVQEAMSTEAIHALAVKTYTPEAWQATAAS, from the coding sequence ATGATTAGTCCGCAGCAGGTTGAGGCAATGATCAAGGCGGAACTGCCAGATGCCCAAGTCCAGGTGCAGGACTTGACTGGTGGCGGTGACCACTATCAGGTGACAGTAGTGTCATCGCAGTTTGCAGGCAAAAGACTGGTGCAACAACACCAGTTAGTTTATGGTGCGGTACAAGAAGCTATGTCAACTGAAGCGATTCATGCGTTGGCTGTAAAAACCTATACTCCCGAAGCGTGGCAAGCAACAGCCGCCTCCTAA
- the grxD gene encoding Grx4 family monothiol glutaredoxin has product MTPELKERIDNLIKQNKIFVFMKGNKLMPQCGFSNNVVQILNTLGVPFETFDVLSDQEIRQGIKEYSNWPTIPQVYIDGEFIGGSDVLIELYQNGELQQLAEVAIAS; this is encoded by the coding sequence ATGACACCAGAACTGAAAGAAAGAATTGATAACTTGATAAAACAAAACAAGATTTTTGTTTTCATGAAAGGAAACAAATTGATGCCTCAATGTGGTTTTTCTAACAACGTTGTGCAGATTCTGAATACTTTGGGAGTTCCCTTCGAGACGTTTGACGTTCTCTCAGACCAAGAAATTCGTCAGGGGATCAAAGAATATTCTAACTGGCCAACAATTCCCCAAGTCTATATTGATGGTGAATTTATTGGCGGTTCCGATGTCTTGATTGAACTCTACCAGAATGGTGAATTGCAACAATTGGCAGAAGTGGCAATAGCTTCTTAA
- a CDS encoding transposase, which translates to MRRLLNQKTFWFAQLVCEGEPYQKPKNLISDGLVGIDLGVSTVAIVGDNQTIWQPFTEELNSKQKKIRKLQRNMDRQRRANNPGNFNPNGTVKKGSKRWNKSNRYQKTAIKKREIERKQAAHRKSLHGRLVNQTLTLGKHIKTEKVSVKAWQKNYGKSIGFKSPASFQSELVRKAESAGGTVLMFSTRKTALSQTCLCGNKHKKSLSQRVHHCSVCRLRMQRDILSAYLSRYVDPKKETLSIQSAKHGWLGMEQSLLHGWHNGSAVGVLAVPVESELPNPEGSNQSARTKASPKSPTIGGTELMCSNPIARQESEPVTVNETYAVSWNPPDLSVG; encoded by the coding sequence GTGCGTCGTCTTCTTAATCAAAAAACATTTTGGTTTGCTCAATTGGTCTGTGAGGGTGAACCATATCAAAAGCCAAAAAATCTTATTAGTGATGGTCTGGTTGGTATTGATTTAGGCGTTTCAACTGTTGCAATAGTTGGGGATAATCAAACTATTTGGCAACCTTTTACTGAAGAATTAAATTCCAAACAAAAGAAAATTAGAAAGCTACAGCGCAACATGGATAGACAGCGCCGTGCCAATAATCCTGGTAATTTTAATCCCAACGGTACTGTCAAAAAAGGTTCAAAACGGTGGAATAAGTCCAACCGCTATCAAAAAACCGCTATCAAAAAACGTGAGATAGAACGTAAACAAGCGGCTCATCGTAAGTCTTTACATGGTCGATTAGTCAACCAAACTTTGACTCTCGGTAAACATATCAAAACCGAGAAAGTATCTGTCAAAGCATGGCAAAAAAATTATGGTAAATCCATAGGGTTTAAATCACCCGCGTCTTTTCAATCAGAACTAGTACGCAAGGCTGAAAGTGCTGGCGGTACTGTTTTAATGTTTTCGACCAGGAAAACTGCACTGTCGCAAACTTGTTTGTGTGGTAATAAACACAAAAAATCACTATCTCAACGAGTGCATCATTGTTCAGTTTGTCGATTACGTATGCAACGTGATATTTTATCTGCTTACCTGAGTCGTTACGTCGATCCAAAAAAAGAAACTCTGTCAATCCAATCAGCCAAACATGGTTGGTTAGGGATGGAACAATCCCTGCTGCACGGTTGGCACAATGGTTCGGCAGTCGGAGTCTTGGCGGTTCCCGTCGAGTCCGAACTGCCGAACCCGGAGGGGTCAAATCAATCAGCCAGAACCAAGGCTAGTCCGAAGTCTCCTACCATTGGTGGGACAGAGTTGATGTGCAGTAATCCAATAGCTCGTCAGGAGTCGGAACCAGTTACGGTAAACGAAACTTACGCAGTAAGTTGGAACCCCCCGGATTTATCCGTGGGGTAG
- a CDS encoding glycosyltransferase encodes MNPLLVDTTTTNSFKPMVSVVVPIYNGEADLPELINCLLSQTYPKERVEYLIVDNNSSDRTLADLQTTAENCPITIRPFSQNQIQSSYAARNTGIRAAVGEIIAFTDADCRPQPQWLISLIQPFVKEDVVIVAGEIVALPGNTLLEQYADRQETLSQKHTLAHAFCAYGQTANLAIRRIVLEKAGLFRPYLTTGGDADICWRILQQNIGRLEFAPEAIVQHRHRTTLKELESQWRRYGRSNRYLHELHGIELMREITLSECGYRLLRWLLKEVPKQSVKAIALKANLVDLLNTPIGLFTARARYSGQQNAKLPEQAKIIDWL; translated from the coding sequence ATGAATCCTTTATTAGTTGATACAACCACCACCAACAGCTTCAAGCCAATGGTATCGGTGGTTGTTCCTATTTATAATGGTGAGGCAGACCTACCAGAATTAATTAATTGTCTGTTGTCTCAAACCTACCCAAAAGAGCGGGTAGAGTACTTAATCGTAGACAATAACAGTAGCGATCGCACCCTCGCCGATCTCCAAACAACTGCCGAAAATTGCCCAATTACAATTCGTCCCTTCAGCCAAAACCAAATTCAGAGTTCCTACGCCGCCCGCAATACTGGTATTCGTGCCGCTGTGGGTGAAATTATCGCCTTTACTGATGCTGATTGCCGTCCGCAACCACAATGGTTAATATCATTAATTCAGCCTTTTGTCAAGGAAGACGTGGTAATAGTCGCTGGTGAAATTGTCGCCCTACCAGGCAATACTCTGTTAGAACAATACGCAGATAGGCAAGAAACTTTATCACAAAAACATACTCTTGCCCATGCCTTTTGTGCTTACGGTCAAACTGCTAATTTAGCGATTCGGCGTATTGTCTTGGAAAAAGCAGGTTTATTTCGTCCTTATTTGACAACCGGCGGCGATGCAGACATTTGTTGGCGGATTTTGCAGCAAAACATCGGGCGTTTAGAATTTGCCCCAGAAGCGATCGTTCAACACCGTCACCGTACTACACTCAAAGAACTAGAAAGTCAATGGCGGCGTTATGGACGCTCAAATCGCTATCTCCATGAACTGCATGGTATAGAATTGATGCGAGAAATCACCCTGAGTGAATGTGGCTATCGCTTGCTACGTTGGTTATTGAAAGAAGTACCAAAACAAAGCGTCAAAGCGATCGCTCTTAAAGCCAACCTTGTAGATTTATTGAATACTCCCATTGGTTTGTTTACTGCCAGGGCGCGTTACTCTGGACAACAGAACGCTAAATTGCCAGAACAAGCCAAGATAATTGACTGGTTGTGA
- a CDS encoding S41 family peptidase: MNQSAKRHSPLQVALIGGAIATTATVSVFGPAWTRCVRAALQDSPKALVDQVWQVVNREYVDGSFNKQDWQATRQSLLSKNYSSNEEAYVAIREALQKLGDPYTRFMDPKQYEALTSQTSGEVSGIGIRMELNEKTKRLTVVEAIENSPALRAGIKAGDEILAINGKSTVGMKVDDASKLIRGKAGTPISLQLGRTGQNAVTLKLTRANIEVPTVRYTLKQEGNRRVGYIRLREFSAHASEQMRRAIRDLNGQKVDAFVLDLRGNPGGLLQASIEIARMWLDDGGIVRTVNRQGYNEDTKANRTALTKLPLAVLVDGNSASASEILTGALKDNKRAIVIGGQTFGKALVQSVHELADGSGLAVTIAHYYTPAGTDINHKGITPNIKIDLTEAQERQLASNPNLVGTQSDPQYARAIAVLSNNNFAQSPTSQLTQPMKASASDLQF; this comes from the coding sequence TTTTTGGTCCTGCTTGGACTCGCTGCGTGCGTGCCGCTCTACAAGATAGCCCAAAAGCATTAGTTGACCAAGTCTGGCAAGTAGTAAATCGTGAATATGTTGACGGCAGTTTTAATAAACAAGATTGGCAAGCAACTCGGCAAAGCTTGTTAAGCAAAAACTATTCTTCTAACGAAGAAGCTTATGTAGCTATTCGCGAAGCCTTACAAAAGTTGGGAGATCCTTACACTCGTTTCATGGATCCCAAACAGTATGAAGCCCTTACCAGCCAAACATCCGGGGAAGTCTCTGGAATTGGCATTCGCATGGAATTAAACGAAAAAACCAAGCGGCTAACTGTTGTGGAAGCCATAGAAAATTCCCCAGCACTGAGAGCCGGCATCAAAGCAGGCGATGAGATTTTGGCAATCAATGGCAAATCCACTGTAGGGATGAAAGTTGATGATGCTTCCAAACTGATTCGCGGCAAAGCAGGTACTCCCATATCTTTGCAGCTAGGACGAACAGGGCAGAATGCTGTGACTCTGAAGTTGACACGGGCGAATATTGAAGTCCCAACAGTACGTTACACCCTCAAACAAGAAGGCAATCGCCGGGTTGGCTATATCCGTTTGCGGGAATTTAGTGCCCACGCGTCTGAACAAATGCGTCGAGCCATCCGCGATTTGAATGGTCAGAAAGTCGATGCTTTTGTGTTAGATTTGCGCGGGAATCCCGGCGGTTTGTTGCAGGCGAGCATTGAAATTGCTCGGATGTGGCTCGATGATGGTGGCATTGTCCGCACAGTTAACCGTCAGGGCTACAACGAAGATACCAAAGCCAATCGCACAGCCTTGACAAAACTGCCTTTAGCTGTATTGGTGGATGGAAATTCTGCAAGTGCTAGCGAAATTCTCACAGGCGCTCTCAAAGATAATAAGCGAGCTATAGTTATTGGTGGTCAAACCTTCGGTAAAGCTTTAGTACAGTCAGTTCATGAACTAGCAGATGGTTCCGGTTTAGCCGTCACCATTGCCCACTACTACACCCCTGCCGGTACAGACATTAACCATAAAGGAATTACCCCAAATATCAAGATAGACTTGACAGAAGCACAAGAGCGCCAGTTGGCATCCAACCCCAATTTAGTGGGAACTCAAAGCGATCCGCAATATGCCAGAGCGATCGCAGTTCTATCTAATAACAACTTCGCTCAATCTCCCACAAGCCAACTAACTCAACCCATGAAGGCCAGCGCTAGCGACTTACAATTTTAG